TAGATGCATTCgacttaaaaaatctagCAAACGGATAACTCTTTTCCATTCTGcttgcaaaatttttaaataacatttccttcaaaaatacTGGCAATCAAAAGATTCATCAGTGGAGCAATGGAATATGTATTGCCTTGCTCAAAGCCAAATTTATGAACACTTTTTTGGTTATTATTGTTCGGCAGTTTTACCTTTCTCAGTAAATTCCATTAGTTCTAATCATTACAAAGGTATTACtgattaattttatcatttcACAAATCATTTTCGTatcaaaaatcattttattttgagtATTCAAAATGCactccaaaaaataaaggatCTATTTTTGTCAATTGAGCTTCTGTTCCAATGgttaatagaaaatttcGAATTCGTGCTTGCCAAGAAATTGACACATCACCACTTGTAGAACATGTGCCTTTGAGAAGTGATGACATTGAATTAGCTGTTGGATCATTAGTAGATTGACTCATTTCTTGTTTTGAACGCCATAGCTCAATTCCTAGTTTCAATTGGCTCTCGTAAGAGTAGATATTAAAGTCGTATTGAGCACTGAACGCTTTGGTTCGTGGTTCAGCAGTCGAAAATGTAGAAGTGATATGACCAACAATGGGATTTAATGTACAAGTAAGAATAAAGGGAGCGTAAGGATGTGATGGTCCACTATGCAATCGCATTCCAAGGCTGGCGCCTGCGCACTTGGTCAAAACGCCGTAGTAGGTTTCAAAACCAAGACTCCATCTCATATTAGATGGAGCTTTATTTTCCATGTTTATTTTGGTATTTAGCTCTCTATAATTCAAATTCCATAAACCTCGAACGCCAAGCATAGCTCCGCTAGATTCATAAACAAACTCCAAGCATCGCTTTCCGGTATCATATTGCCAGTTAAAACAAAGCTGAGCGtaagtaaagaaataaagataaaaacatgaaattatataaattgTAGCGTACATTGTCACCGACACCgtcttcaatttcattaacaccttgaataaaaaacaacagCCAAGGAGATAATCTTGTAGCAAAAATGGCATCTAAGTGTTGAGAAGGAAGATGCATTCTTCCATACAATAATGTAGGCCTCAACGGAAGCTTCTTGTCTTGAAATTCATTCACATAATGAACAAATGGAACATCAACATGCTTATAGCCTTCATAAAAATGTTGTAGGTTATAAGTTATATTTCTATTCAGATTTTCCAAGTTTACATTCGTATATACATAGGACATTGACCCATTCAAAATGGGCATAGCAGAAATTTTACATCCTGAAGCAAAATTTGACGAAGTTAAACTTGAAAGTTGACAGCTTACACCACTAGGAATctcaaaattcaaaatatcTGTTGTTTGTAAGTACTCTTTTACAATTAGGATTTTACTATAACTTACTGTCAGCTGTTTGAGTAAGATTACAGTAAAGATTATGGATATTCCAATTTGTCTTTTTCAGGTACTCgtaaaatatataatcGTTAAACGACATCATTTTACCAACATTGCAAATTATACTTCCTAATCCTTGTCCAAGTGCGTTAATATGATAAAAGTGTTATTAcctttgttaaaaatacGTTAATCGTGGTGTTTAAATGAACAGAGTCGAGTATATTAGTAACGTCAATGAGCATTTTTAGGAACAAGGCTCGTGGCATGTCTtagttttataaatttaatataccATAATccataaaaattaaaatgttcGAGGCCAATTGAAGTGCACCAAAATCATTTCGACAACTTATGATCTGTAGTTTGcgtttattttaattgttaCAACAAATTGCCAAATAAAGTGTATAAGTATAAAAtgagtaaaataaaagctgAAATAGCTAGCCACATCTATTTTGTATAGAATTAGTTATTATTGTTTGCAACTTCGTAAAATATCCTTAGACcataattataaaaaatgaacgTATAGGGCTAAATTGTATATTATGAGAAATAAGAAGTTCTAGTAAATAGTTGCTTGCTAGTAATAATTTAGCGCTAGCGCTGATTAAATAAtggatttcttttaagTGTTGAATAATCATTATTagtatataaaaaactattaaacTGAACGTTTGTTTAGGAATAGGAGTTCGATTAACGGTGAGGAAAAAACATCTAATTTGGATTGCATATATTGACTGGTATTTTGATtgcttccaaaaaaaaaaataattgtcaacaaaaaaaaattgcaaactAATTTTATGCATTAAGCTTTGGTAAACAGAAAA
This portion of the Schizosaccharomyces pombe strain 972h- genome assembly, chromosome: I genome encodes:
- a CDS encoding uncharacterized protein (Schizosaccharomyces pombe specific protein) is translated as MHKISLQFFFVDNYFFFWKQSKYQSIYAIQIRCFFLTVNRTPIPKQTFSLIVFYILIMIIQHLKEIHYLISASAKLLLASNYLLELLISHNIQFSPIRSFFIIMV
- the mdm10 gene encoding Mdm10/Mdm12/Mmm1 complex subunit Mdm10 → MMSFNDYIFYEYLKKTNWNIHNLYCNLTQTADNILNFEIPSGVSCQLSSLTSSNFASGCKISAMPILNGSMSYVYTNVNLENLNRNITYNLQHFYEGYKHVDVPFVHYVNEFQDKKLPLRPTLLYGRMHLPSQHLDAIFATRLSPWLLFFIQGVNEIEDGVGDNLCFNWQYDTGKRCLEFVYESSGAMLGVRGLWNLNYRELNTKINMENKAPSNMRWSLGFETYYGVLTKCAGASLGMRLHSGPSHPYAPFILTCTLNPIVGHITSTFSTAEPRTKAFSAQYDFNIYSYESQLKLGIELWRSKQEMSQSTNDPTANSMSSLLKGTCSTSGDVSISWQARIRNFLLTIGTEAQLTKIDPLFFGVHFEYSK